A single genomic interval of Babylonia areolata isolate BAREFJ2019XMU chromosome 26, ASM4173473v1, whole genome shotgun sequence harbors:
- the LOC143300754 gene encoding uncharacterized protein LOC143300754 yields MHSGRPTTGSGPSKDPSSSSDSHHHPHPHPELQLQHPLPPPLPPSPAARVLHTQAMLSAGASSGPATGLSIFRGGSLTHGEPRVLTAAVVGSPYNGGGGVGVGGGVGAGLGGGGGGGGGGASASLGPYSPLFSVHGQSSPLATVSPYTGFFSQYPPTAAATASPYSPASLLAVSAAARLPPAIESYSAVLASMGTHVQHASPPGGGGGGGQGRTPYLPLGQFSSSSASSSSASSSHRSLSASVAATSSPGPSAHNPSPSSLSSSATSFALRDRESSLLPPGRGAGGGVERGDRDRSSPSSSSSHLHHHRSSPPEDSKKHLPSPPGGLMYRGSPGGGILKDVKSEPRDAYGKLPSGKEGSLKHRILTSDMGLGGAGGGGGGGGGSPGGYGGGGKGRSHSVKAEEDNNSPHHHNHPHHHPHHHHSSNKRARYAAGAASSSSSSSSPSPSSPPTAAPDPHVFVTPHAVGPAPSSSSSSSSSSHYSVHHQHHHAPKPSSHSPSSYHHNQHQHHQHHPESGASPPDSSSSSYPPSSAAGGLGGGGGPALHYPPHFLRGSIIQLANGDLKRVEDLQTEDFVSSAQVSADLKVDSSTVVRIERHPDLGTATLGFSVGEHRVQVTVDATLEHPFFVFGRGWSSCSPEHSLQRYHLDCHKLSVGDVCISLTHKDVPLKAAEIVSQQQQQQQQQQQQQQQQQQQQQQQQQVESSLKQQHEESMKSFREREDHSSPKRSPELQGNSNDVSQDHGLVQGGNNNNNNNIITNNNNNSSSMNGNGTSHEKGEEKGENNSAVDLTNSSHKASPDFVRTAVPPPTTTTTNNQTTDHYVASQPSPAPDGFPTPSSDSPQPSKKRKWSSSQETAAEATNDNAEVSDKSSPDSNQ; encoded by the exons ATGCACAGTGGACGACCCACAACTGGGTCAGGTCCTTCCAAAGATCCCTCCTCATCCTcagacagccaccaccacccccacccccacccagagcTGCAGCTGcagcatcctcttcctcctcctcttcctccttctcctgctgccCGTGTCCTCCACACTCAAGCCATGCTGTCCGCCGGGGCGTCCTCGGGCCCCGCCACAGGGCTCAGCATCTTCCGGGGCGGAAGTCTGACTCACGGGGAACCTCGCGTGCTCACCGCTGCCGTCGTTGGGAGCCCGTAcaacgggggtggtggtgtgggtgtgggtggtggtgtgggtgcggggcttggtggtggtggtggtggtggcggtggcggggcGTCAGCCTCCTTGGGGCCGTACTCCCCGCTGTTCAGCGTGCACGGGCAGTCCTCGCCTCTGGCCACCGTGTCTCCCTACACGGGCTTCTTCTCCCAGTACCCACCGACCGCCGCTGCCACAGCCTCCCCGTACTCGCCGGCCTCCCTCCTGGCCGTGTCGGCCGCCGCCCGCCTCCCGCCCGCCATAGAGTCCTACTCCGCCGTGCTGGCCTCCATGGGCACGCACGTGCAGCACGCCAGCCccccggggggaggagggggagggggacaggggcgAACCCCTTACCTGCCGTTGGgccagttctcctcctcctccgcctcctcctcctctgcctcttcctcccaCCGCTCTTTGTCAGCCTCCGTCGCCGCCACTTCTTCTCCGGGGCCTTCCGCTcacaacccttccccctcctccttgtcctcctctgcCACGTCCTTCGCTTTGAGGGACAGAGAGTCATCGCTGCTGCCGCCGGGGCGAGGcgcaggaggaggggtggaaaggggggacaGGGAtcgctcctctccctcctcctcctcctcccacctccaccaccacagatCTTCACCTCCCGAAGACAGCAAGAAGCACCTGCCGTCCCCGCCTGGGGGTCTGATGTACAGGGGTTCCCCGGGCGGGGGCATTCTGAAGGACGTGAAGAGCGAGCCCCGGGACGCCTACGGGAAGCTGCCCAGCGGGAAGGAGGGAAGCCTGAAGCACCGCATCCTCACCTCCGACATGGGcctgggaggagcaggaggaggaggtggtggtggtggaggaagcccTGGTGGGTacggtgggggtgggaaggggaggtcCCACTcggtgaaggcggaagaggacaacaactcaccccaccaccacaaccatccccaccaccaccctcaccaccaccacagcagcaacaagagagcCAGGTATGCCGCAGGggccgcttcctcctcctcctcctcttcctccccatccccctcctcgcCTCCGACGGCCGCCCCTGACCCCCACGTCTTCGTCACGCCCCACGCCGTCggcccagccccctcctcctcctcctcctcctcctcctcttcccactaCAGcgtccaccaccaacaccaccacgcccccaaaccttcctcccactccccatcctcctaccaccacaaccaacaccaacaccaccaacaccacccagaATCCGGGGCCTCTCCCCCTGACTCCTCGTCGTCGTCCTATCCGCCGTCGTCGGCCGCCGGCGGGCTGGGCGGCGGAGGAGGCCCGGCGCTGCACTACCCGCCGCACTTCCTGAGGGGGTCCATCATCCAGCTGGCCAACGGGGACCTGAAgcgtgtggaggacctgcagacGGAGGACTTCGTCTCCAGCGCCCAGGTGTCGGCGGACCTCAAGGTGGACTCCTCCACCGTGGTGCGCATCGAGCGGCACCCGGACCTGGGCACCGCCACGCTGGGCTTCTCCGTGGGCGAGCATCGCGTGCAG GTGACGGTGGACGCCACGCTGGAGCATCCCTTCTTTGTCTTCGGACGCGGGTGGTCCTCATGCTCCCCCGAGCACAGCTTGCAACGCTACCACCTCGACTGCCACAAGCTCTCAGTGGGCGACGTGtgcatctctctcacacacaaagacgTTCCACTCAAAGCTGCCGAGATCGTcagccaacaacagcagcagcagcaacaacaacaacaacaacaacagcagcagcagcagcagcagcagcagcagcagcaagtagAGTCGTCTTTGAAGCAACAGCACGAGGAGTCAATGAAATCGTTTCGTGAGCGTGAGGATCATTCGTCGCCAAAGCGAAGCCCCGAACTACAAGGGAACAGCAACGACGTCAGTCAAGATCACGGCCTCGTTCAaggcggcaacaacaacaacaacaacaacatcatcaccaacaacaacaacaacagcagcagcatgaacGGAAACGGTACATCCCACGAGAAAggtgaagagaagggagagaacaaCAGCGCTGTGGACCTAACAAACTCTTCTCACAAGGCCAGCCCAGACTTTGTTCGTACGGCCGTACCACcccccaccacgaccaccaccaacaatcaAACTACCGACCATTATGTGGCTTCGCAGCCATCCCCTGCTCCGGATGGCTTCCCAACACCCTCGTCCGACTCTCCTCAGCCTTCGAAGAAACGAAAGTGGTCGTCCAGCCAGGAGACTGCAGCAGAGGCCACGAACGATAATGCAGAGGTTTCCGACAAGTCCAGTCCGGATTCAAACCAGTGA